A window of Hyperolius riggenbachi isolate aHypRig1 chromosome 1, aHypRig1.pri, whole genome shotgun sequence contains these coding sequences:
- the FOXD1 gene encoding forkhead box protein D1, whose protein sequence is MTLSSDMSGALADDTDIDVVGEGEEEEPRQRYAAAEEEEEELVVTEDLLLPSQGSSSSSKPGKSALVKPPYSYIALITMAILQSPKKRLTLSEICEFISQRFPYYREKFPAWQNSIRHNLSLNDCFVKIPREPGNPGKGNYWTLDPESADMFDNGSFLRRRKRFKRQQSPELLLRDPGPFLPPAAAAYGYGAYSCGYGIQLQPFHPHSALLAFQTPSMPAPSLLGAPGSEPPRTCAFYPHQLSPVALQTAKSGGRSTFSIESIIGGGQLSPVPSKTSGVPVISRALVTFSSSAAALQPGTVLTNGEPPYATRIPNS, encoded by the coding sequence ATGACTCTGAGCTCTGACATGTCCGGTGCCCTGGCTGACGACACCGACATTGATGTGGTGGgagagggggaggaagaggagcccAGGCAGCGCTACGCGGCggccgaggaggaggaagaggagctggTGGTGACAGAGGACCTCCTGCTGCCCTCTCagggctcctccagcagcagcaagccggGCAAGAGCGCGCTGGTGAAGCCCCCCTACTCCTACATCGCGCTCATCACCATGGCCATCCTGCAGAGCCCGAAGAAGCGGCTGACCCTCAGCGAGATCTGCGAGTTCATCAGCCAGCGCTTCCCCTACTACCGCGAGAAGTTCCCCGCCTGGCAGAACTCCATCCGACACAACCTGTCCCTCAATGACTGCTTCGTCAAGATCCCCCGCGAGCCCGGCAACCCCGGCAAGGGCAACTACTGGACGCTGGACCCGGAGTCAGCCGACATGTTCGACAACGGCAGCTTCCTGCGCAGGAGAAAGCGCTTCAAGAGGCAGCAGAGCCCGGAGCTGCTGCTGAGGGACCCGGGCCCCTTCCTGCCCCCGGCAGCCGCCGCATATGGCTACGGAGCCTACAGCTGCGGCTACGGGATCCAGCTGCAGCCCTTCCACCCGCACTCTGCCCTCCTGGCCTTCCAGACCCCCAGCATGCCCGCCCCTTCCCTACTGGGCGCCCCCGGCAGCGAGCCGCCCAGGACCTGCGCCTTCTACCCGCACCAGCTCAGCCCCGTAGCCCTGCAGACTGCCAAGAGCGGCGGCCGCTCCACCTTCTCCATAGAGAGCATCATAGGTGGGGGGCAGCTCAGCCCTGTCCCTTCCAAAACCTCCGGGGTCCCCGTCATCTCCAGGGCCCTGGTGACTTTCTCCAGCTCTGCTGCCGCCCTGCAGCCTGGAACAGTGCTTACCAATGGGGAACCTCCTTATGCCACTAGGATTCCAAACTCTTAA